GAACCAATGCCGCCTGGATGATCGCCGGCCAGCGCGCGTCGCGCGAGCGATCGAGGAAACGGCTGACATAATAGGCAAGCAGCGCGGTCGGTCCGCACATCGCAACCGTCGCAGCCAACGCCCCGGCAACGCCTGCGACAGAATAACCTATCAGCGTCACGATCAGCACGTTCGGTCCCGGCGAGAGCTGCGAGATCGCGAACACGTCGGCGAACTGCTTGTCGGTCAACCAGTGATGTACGTCGACCGCGGCGCGGTGCATTTCGGGGATCGCCGAATTGGCCCCGCCGACCGCGAACAGCGACATCAAACCGAAGGTCCATACCAGCGCCGCGACCGGGTTGGACTCCCTATTCATGACTTCACCATGCGCCGGGTCACGATCGTGATCGCGAGGCTGAGCGGGATCGCCACCAGCAGCACGATCTGCAGCGGCCAGCGGATCAGACCGATCGCGACGAAGACCGCGGCCAGGATGACGAGGC
The window above is part of the Bradyrhizobium sp. PSBB068 genome. Proteins encoded here:
- a CDS encoding chromate transporter is translated as MNRESNPVAALVWTFGLMSLFAVGGANSAIPEMHRAAVDVHHWLTDKQFADVFAISQLSPGPNVLIVTLIGYSVAGVAGALAATVAMCGPTALLAYYVSRFLDRSRDARWPAIIQAALVPLSIGLMAASGLIVAQTSDQSWIAVLITIVAATLAFATRINPLWMLLAGGLLGFAGVV